The Acidobacteriota bacterium genome has a segment encoding these proteins:
- a CDS encoding radical SAM protein: protein MLLIHPPFTKASEPPAGLARLAGAVAAAGGRAAVLDLNLDAQLHLIGADPPAGDTWTRRAVKQRDRNLAAIRDATTYRRLDTYTTAVRGLSRLLEAHGDAAGVGIRLADYTDPARSPLRSADLIAQAAAPEHHPLCAFFREHLDRALSGTAPRIVGLSINFLNQALSAFALLGILRRDHPGVRILVGGGLVSSWLGRPGWADPFRDLADEWIAGAGERPLLRAAELPGEPDDFPVPDFNPFRGEEYLAPGLILGISFSDGCYWNRCAFCSERTEDRRYLAWTPADAAARLREAAVRYRPALVHLLDNALSPAALRALIADPPGAPWYGFARFTPELAEPDFCRALRRSGCRMLQLGLESGDPDVLARMRKGIDLAAAGLTLHRLREAGIGTYVYLLFGTPWEAEPAARHTLDFAAAHAAAIGFLNVSIFNLPRGCDEAAALDTRPFSDGDLSLYEDYRHPLGWDRLAVRRFLDREFNRQPAIAEILRRTPPEFTSNHAPFFVPTLARPSEAARESLRR from the coding sequence ATGCTGCTCATCCATCCGCCCTTCACCAAGGCGTCCGAGCCGCCCGCCGGGCTCGCCCGCCTGGCCGGGGCGGTCGCCGCCGCCGGCGGACGCGCGGCGGTGCTGGATCTCAACCTGGACGCGCAACTGCACCTCATCGGCGCGGATCCACCGGCCGGCGACACCTGGACGCGGCGGGCCGTGAAGCAGCGGGACCGCAACCTGGCGGCGATCCGCGACGCGACGACGTACCGGCGCCTGGACACCTACACCACCGCGGTCCGCGGTTTGAGCCGGCTCCTGGAGGCCCACGGCGACGCCGCCGGCGTAGGCATCCGCCTGGCCGACTACACGGATCCGGCCCGGTCGCCGTTGCGAAGCGCCGATCTGATCGCCCAGGCCGCCGCGCCCGAGCACCACCCGTTGTGCGCCTTTTTCCGCGAGCACCTCGACCGCGCGCTGTCCGGGACCGCGCCGCGGATCGTCGGCCTCTCCATCAATTTTTTAAACCAGGCCTTGAGTGCGTTCGCCCTGCTGGGGATTCTCCGCCGCGACCACCCCGGTGTGCGCATCCTCGTGGGCGGCGGCCTGGTGAGCTCATGGCTGGGCCGGCCGGGGTGGGCCGATCCGTTCCGCGACCTGGCTGACGAATGGATCGCCGGCGCCGGCGAGCGCCCGCTGCTCCGGGCGGCGGAGTTGCCGGGCGAGCCGGACGATTTTCCCGTGCCGGATTTCAATCCGTTCCGCGGGGAGGAATACCTCGCGCCGGGCCTTATCCTGGGCATCAGCTTTTCGGACGGCTGCTACTGGAACCGCTGCGCCTTCTGCTCCGAGCGCACCGAGGACCGGCGGTACCTCGCCTGGACTCCCGCAGACGCGGCGGCGCGCCTGCGCGAGGCGGCCGTCCGATACCGGCCGGCGCTCGTCCACCTGCTGGACAACGCGCTGAGCCCGGCGGCGCTCCGCGCCCTCATCGCCGATCCGCCGGGTGCGCCATGGTACGGATTCGCGCGTTTCACCCCCGAACTGGCTGAGCCGGATTTCTGCCGCGCGCTGCGACGGTCGGGTTGCCGGATGCTGCAACTGGGGCTGGAGTCCGGCGACCCGGACGTTCTGGCCCGGATGCGCAAGGGCATCGACCTGGCGGCGGCCGGCTTGACCTTGCACCGGTTGCGCGAGGCGGGGATCGGGACGTACGTTTACCTGCTGTTCGGCACGCCGTGGGAGGCGGAGCCGGCCGCCCGGCACACGCTGGATTTCGCGGCCGCGCACGCGGCGGCGATCGGCTTCTTGAACGTGTCCATCTTCAACCTGCCGCGCGGGTGCGATGAGGCGGCCGCGCTGGACACCCGGCCGTTTTCCGACGGCGACTTGTCGCTGTACGAGGATTATCGGCATCCGCTGGGCTGGGACCGCCTGGCGGTCCGGAGATTTCTGGATCGGGAGTTCAACCGGCAGCCGGCCATCGCAGAGATATTGCGCCGGACGCCGCCCGAGTTCACTTCCAACCACGCGCCGTTCTTCGTGCCGACGCTCGCGCGACCGTCTGAAGCCGCCCGGGAGAGCCTGCGGCGATGA
- a CDS encoding metallophosphoesterase: MTSVRFLIPLAICIGLDIYAYQAVRVIANRWRTLGWARRAYWWVHALFYLALVVTPLAAMAGHRLPPRGYFYLITVFVLLYVPKLAAAAVLLLEDASRMVRWIWQRLARWLRPAPSPVPAAQPAAGINRKEFLSLTAVALAGIPLAGIVHGVVRARYAFTVRRERVTLPGLPPAFDGFRILQLSDIHVGSFDDLAAVRDGITLANAQGADLIVFTGDLVNDVVDEVGAYGEVFAALRAPLGVLSVLGNHDYGDYRAWPSDREHTAHFQRMLDCHEALGWRLLRNEHAVFARGDDRLAVIGVENWSNRHGFHKRGDLERATRGLPVGAARILLTHDPSHWDSEVRPNFGGIGLTLSGHTHGFQFGVEVPGFRWSPVQYMYRQWAGLYREGGQYLYVNRGFGHVAFMGRVGIRPEIAVIELVRESPDDHGPGPDLA, translated from the coding sequence ATGACCAGCGTCCGATTTCTGATTCCTCTGGCCATCTGCATCGGTCTGGACATCTACGCTTACCAGGCCGTTCGGGTGATCGCCAACCGCTGGCGGACACTTGGCTGGGCCCGCCGCGCCTACTGGTGGGTGCACGCGTTGTTCTACCTCGCCCTGGTTGTCACGCCGCTGGCGGCCATGGCGGGCCACCGCCTGCCGCCGCGCGGGTATTTCTACCTGATCACCGTGTTCGTCTTGCTGTACGTGCCCAAGCTGGCGGCCGCGGCGGTGCTCCTGCTCGAGGACGCCAGCCGGATGGTCCGCTGGATCTGGCAGCGGCTGGCCCGTTGGCTGAGGCCCGCCCCGTCGCCGGTGCCGGCGGCGCAACCGGCGGCCGGCATCAACCGGAAGGAGTTTCTCAGCCTGACCGCGGTGGCGTTGGCGGGCATCCCGCTCGCCGGCATCGTGCACGGCGTGGTGCGCGCGCGGTATGCCTTCACCGTCCGCCGGGAGCGCGTCACGCTGCCCGGTCTGCCACCGGCTTTCGACGGCTTCCGGATCCTCCAGTTGTCGGATATCCACGTCGGCAGCTTCGACGACCTGGCGGCGGTGCGCGACGGCATCACACTGGCCAACGCCCAGGGTGCCGACCTGATTGTCTTCACCGGCGACCTGGTGAACGACGTGGTGGATGAAGTGGGCGCGTACGGCGAGGTGTTCGCGGCTTTGCGCGCGCCGCTGGGCGTGCTCTCCGTGCTCGGGAACCACGACTACGGTGATTACCGTGCGTGGCCCAGTGACCGGGAGCATACGGCCCACTTCCAGCGCATGCTGGACTGCCATGAAGCGCTGGGCTGGCGGCTGCTCCGGAACGAGCACGCGGTGTTCGCACGAGGGGATGATCGCCTTGCCGTGATCGGCGTTGAAAATTGGAGCAACCGCCACGGTTTTCACAAGCGGGGTGACCTGGAGCGGGCGACCCGGGGTTTGCCGGTTGGGGCGGCCCGGATCCTCCTCACCCACGATCCCTCCCACTGGGACAGCGAGGTGCGACCGAATTTCGGCGGCATCGGACTGACTTTGTCCGGCCATACTCACGGCTTCCAGTTCGGGGTGGAAGTGCCGGGCTTCCGCTGGAGCCCCGTGCAGTACATGTACCGCCAGTGGGCCGGTCTCTACCGGGAAGGCGGGCAGTACCTCTATGTGAACCGCGGCTTCGGCCACGTCGCCTTCATGGGCCGGGTGGGGATCCGGCCGGAGATCGCCGTGATTGAGCTGGTGCGCGAGTCACCCGACGACCACGGTCCCGGACCGGATCTGGCTTGA
- a CDS encoding M20/M25/M40 family metallo-hydrolase, whose product MQRGSHRRLARLYVIGIILIQLAWAAVRCPAAQTTGASSAADQLVALTHRIGSDELMGTVRELCDPKYDGRLTGTPGYDTAAEWVIDRLRTWGYRPGGENGRWTQDFHNPYTQVMAHGALALRLPAGADGWIEKAYRYEDEYYPGATSGTGEVTAEVIYAGYGITAPELGYDDYAGVDVRGKIVLVDVEAPVAPDAGADAFLKWRPYSFHQYKVANAWNHGAAGMLYHYHIVNPNCAYIPGLGLTYVSRAVVDDLFAGTGRDWKGTVAGIRKNLQPASFATGKTVRMSNRTEHHPAGVGCTVVGWLEGADPARRHETIVVAAHLDFLGRNPELLMGANDNASGVAVVMAVARALAQSPVPPGRSVAFVFFGAEEQGVRGSEFYLEQPLFPLAQTVACLNFDGVGVGEEIRVLAGLNFPKLWDYFDRANGRWVHRTCEPSQTANLGRQRLDAAHFLKAGIPTLSFSTGGGPEGGPPTYHTTRDRPEILNPEIMEDLARIVFRGLVELAADDRPLH is encoded by the coding sequence ATGCAGCGAGGAAGCCACCGCCGATTAGCCCGGCTCTATGTGATCGGAATCATCCTGATCCAGTTGGCGTGGGCGGCCGTGCGCTGTCCGGCCGCGCAGACAACCGGCGCCTCATCCGCCGCGGACCAGCTCGTCGCCCTGACGCACCGCATCGGAAGCGACGAGCTGATGGGAACCGTGCGGGAGCTGTGCGACCCGAAGTATGACGGCCGGCTCACGGGCACGCCCGGCTACGACACGGCGGCCGAATGGGTGATCGACCGCTTGCGTACGTGGGGCTACCGGCCCGGCGGCGAGAACGGGCGGTGGACGCAGGATTTTCACAACCCATACACGCAGGTCATGGCGCACGGTGCGCTGGCGCTGCGGCTGCCTGCCGGCGCCGACGGTTGGATCGAGAAAGCATACCGGTACGAGGACGAATACTACCCCGGGGCGACCTCCGGCACCGGCGAGGTCACCGCGGAGGTGATCTACGCGGGCTACGGCATCACCGCGCCGGAGCTCGGCTACGACGACTACGCCGGGGTGGACGTGCGGGGCAAGATTGTGCTCGTGGATGTTGAAGCGCCCGTGGCCCCGGACGCCGGCGCCGACGCGTTCCTGAAGTGGCGGCCTTACAGCTTCCACCAGTACAAGGTGGCCAATGCGTGGAACCACGGCGCCGCGGGGATGCTCTACCACTATCACATCGTCAACCCAAACTGCGCCTATATTCCCGGGCTCGGCTTGACCTATGTGAGCCGCGCGGTGGTGGACGACCTGTTCGCTGGGACCGGCCGGGACTGGAAGGGCACAGTGGCGGGCATCCGTAAAAACTTGCAGCCGGCTTCATTCGCCACAGGCAAGACGGTCCGGATGAGCAACCGCACCGAGCACCATCCGGCGGGCGTCGGCTGTACGGTGGTGGGTTGGCTTGAGGGCGCCGACCCGGCGCGGCGCCATGAGACCATCGTGGTGGCGGCCCACCTGGATTTCCTCGGCCGAAATCCCGAACTGCTGATGGGCGCCAACGACAACGCCTCGGGCGTGGCGGTGGTGATGGCCGTGGCCCGGGCGCTGGCGCAGTCGCCGGTGCCGCCCGGCCGCTCGGTGGCGTTCGTCTTTTTCGGGGCGGAAGAGCAGGGCGTGCGGGGATCGGAATTCTACCTGGAGCAGCCGCTGTTCCCGCTGGCGCAGACCGTGGCGTGTTTGAATTTCGACGGCGTGGGCGTCGGCGAGGAGATCCGCGTGCTCGCCGGTTTGAATTTTCCGAAACTGTGGGACTATTTCGACCGGGCCAACGGGCGCTGGGTGCACCGGACCTGCGAGCCCTCGCAGACGGCGAACCTGGGACGTCAGCGCCTGGACGCCGCGCACTTCCTGAAGGCGGGGATTCCCACGCTCTCCTTCAGCACCGGCGGCGGGCCCGAAGGCGGCCCCCCCACCTACCACACCACCCGCGACCGGCCGGAGATTCTGAATCCGGAGATCATGGAAGACCTGGCGCGGATCGTTTTTCGCGGACTCGTGGAGCTGGCGGCGGACGACCGGCCGCTGCACTGA
- a CDS encoding ABC transporter ATP-binding protein, which translates to MTTEFLEVKDLGYTPEGKRVLAGVSFDVGEGEFVSVLGPNGAGKSTLLKHLNRLLPVREGAVRLRGRPVADYAFRALARLQSYVPQAKGYIPPYRVAEFLLMNRFPYLQALGAPGPRDRAVVEDALAQVAMTEFRDRFLDTLSGGERQKVFIAAAVVQETGLILLDEPTTFLDPLHAQEIYQLLGRLHAPGGKTIVMVTHDVNAALALSSRLLCLKAGRAVYFGPPADFLAGRVLDILYDTPFRRYECPDDPTGPPAYLPGRSAP; encoded by the coding sequence ATGACCACCGAGTTCCTCGAGGTGAAGGACTTGGGCTACACCCCCGAGGGGAAGCGGGTGCTGGCCGGCGTGTCGTTCGACGTGGGCGAGGGCGAGTTCGTCTCGGTGCTGGGACCGAACGGAGCCGGCAAGTCGACGCTGCTCAAACACCTGAACCGCCTGCTGCCGGTCCGGGAAGGGGCGGTGCGCCTGCGGGGCCGGCCGGTGGCCGACTACGCGTTTCGCGCCCTGGCTCGCCTCCAGTCGTACGTGCCGCAGGCCAAAGGCTACATCCCGCCGTACCGCGTGGCCGAGTTCCTGCTGATGAACCGCTTCCCCTATCTGCAGGCGCTGGGAGCGCCCGGACCGCGGGATCGGGCCGTCGTCGAGGACGCGCTGGCGCAGGTGGCCATGACAGAATTCCGCGACCGGTTCCTGGACACGCTCAGCGGCGGCGAGCGCCAGAAGGTGTTCATCGCCGCCGCCGTGGTCCAGGAGACGGGCCTTATCCTGCTGGACGAGCCCACCACCTTCCTCGATCCGCTGCACGCGCAAGAGATTTACCAACTACTCGGACGGCTCCATGCACCGGGCGGAAAAACGATTGTCATGGTCACCCACGACGTGAATGCCGCCTTGGCGCTCTCGAGCCGGCTGCTCTGCCTGAAGGCGGGCCGGGCGGTCTATTTCGGTCCGCCGGCGGACTTTTTGGCTGGACGGGTACTCGATATCCTGTATGACACGCCGTTCCGGCGCTACGAATGCCCCGACGATCCGACCGGACCGCCCGCCTACCTGCCCGGGAGGTCCGCGCCATGA
- a CDS encoding iron ABC transporter permease: MNRASRRPLWIAGLLATALLVTLILALAGTPAISPARLLDPAFTGSADGRIFWQLRLPRVLLGFLAGAALAIGGMVFQAMFRNPLATPFTLGVSTGASFGAAVAVKLGLVTGLLGFSSVSLFAFLGAALTVGVIYLLATVKREFSTEVMLLAGVALSFLFSSAILLVQYLSDFTGSYQMVRWLMGDLNAVGFERPLQLAAVLLPGALVVRWLCLDLNLILVGDDFARSRGVDVRRVRLVLFGVVSLLTGVVVSFCGPIGFIGMMVPHILRLLLGAEHRWLFWGSLLGGGVFLACCDWVARGLIFPAEMPVWIITALLGGPFFLWLLIRGRSSRYFM, translated from the coding sequence ATGAACCGCGCATCCCGCCGGCCGCTCTGGATCGCCGGGCTCCTGGCGACGGCCCTGCTCGTGACGCTGATCCTCGCGCTCGCGGGGACGCCGGCCATCTCGCCGGCCCGGCTGCTGGATCCCGCCTTCACCGGGAGCGCGGACGGGCGGATCTTCTGGCAGCTCCGGCTGCCCCGCGTCCTGCTGGGCTTTCTGGCGGGTGCGGCGCTGGCCATCGGCGGAATGGTCTTTCAGGCGATGTTCCGAAACCCGCTGGCGACGCCGTTCACGCTCGGCGTATCCACCGGCGCTTCGTTCGGAGCCGCTGTGGCGGTGAAGCTCGGGCTGGTGACCGGCCTGCTCGGATTCTCGTCGGTCAGCCTGTTCGCGTTTCTCGGCGCTGCGTTGACTGTGGGCGTCATCTATCTGCTTGCCACCGTGAAGCGGGAGTTCTCCACCGAGGTGATGCTGCTCGCCGGTGTGGCGCTGAGCTTTCTGTTCTCCTCGGCCATCCTGCTCGTTCAGTACCTCAGCGATTTCACCGGCTCCTACCAGATGGTGCGCTGGCTCATGGGCGACCTGAACGCGGTGGGGTTCGAGCGGCCGCTGCAACTGGCGGCCGTGCTGCTGCCGGGCGCCCTGGTGGTGCGGTGGCTCTGCCTGGACCTGAACCTGATCCTGGTGGGTGATGACTTCGCGCGCAGCCGCGGGGTGGACGTGCGGCGGGTGCGGCTGGTGCTGTTCGGCGTGGTCTCGCTGCTCACAGGGGTGGTGGTTTCGTTCTGCGGGCCCATCGGGTTCATCGGGATGATGGTGCCCCACATCCTCCGGCTGCTGCTGGGGGCGGAGCACCGGTGGCTCTTCTGGGGGAGTCTCCTCGGCGGCGGGGTGTTTCTGGCGTGCTGCGACTGGGTGGCCCGCGGGCTCATCTTCCCGGCGGAGATGCCGGTGTGGATCATCACGGCCCTTCTGGGCGGCCCCTTCTTCCTCTGGCTCCTCATCCGCGGCCGCTCCAGCCGGTACTTCATGTGA
- a CDS encoding (Fe-S)-binding protein, translating to EYIREGRLTLDPSKNTERVTLHDPCNLVRLGGVVEEQRYILRRAVSDFTEMTPNREKNFCCGGGGGQLAMTRYAKRRLQAGRIKADQIGATAAKVVATPCHNCVDQLSELNKEYKLGVAIKTVCELVADALVLPAK from the coding sequence CGGAATACATCCGCGAGGGCCGGCTCACGCTGGATCCGTCGAAGAACACCGAGCGGGTGACGCTCCACGACCCGTGCAACCTGGTGCGTCTCGGCGGCGTGGTGGAGGAACAGCGCTACATCCTGCGACGGGCCGTGAGCGATTTCACGGAGATGACGCCTAACCGGGAGAAGAATTTCTGCTGCGGCGGCGGAGGCGGTCAGCTGGCCATGACCCGTTACGCCAAGCGCCGTCTCCAGGCCGGCCGGATCAAGGCGGACCAGATCGGTGCCACAGCGGCGAAGGTCGTGGCCACGCCATGCCACAACTGCGTGGACCAGCTCTCCGAACTAAACAAGGAGTACAAGCTGGGTGTGGCGATCAAGACCGTCTGCGAGCTTGTCGCCGATGCTCTGGTCCTCCCTGCAAAGTAG
- a CDS encoding YkgJ family cysteine cluster protein gives MMNWFTWYDLAVPVVLALALGGGFVAAERWPPLRAAYYRSIRWFLAPVVAMSGLLTRWERRLRPPRWKLSGGCNRCGECCELLAVSITPSLARHPAAVRFVQRFHEVNYEFVYEGYEAGKGLLFGCPHLGPDRLCRIYDRRPRLCREYPSAYAAFPPDLPSACGFRLEE, from the coding sequence ATGATGAACTGGTTCACCTGGTATGATCTGGCGGTGCCCGTGGTTCTGGCGCTGGCGCTGGGCGGCGGCTTCGTCGCGGCCGAACGGTGGCCGCCTCTCCGGGCGGCGTACTATCGCTCCATCCGCTGGTTCCTGGCGCCCGTCGTGGCGATGTCGGGGCTCCTGACGCGTTGGGAACGGCGTCTCCGCCCGCCGCGGTGGAAGCTGTCCGGCGGATGCAACCGGTGCGGCGAATGCTGCGAACTGCTCGCGGTGAGCATCACCCCGTCACTGGCGCGGCACCCGGCCGCCGTCCGGTTCGTGCAGCGGTTCCATGAGGTGAACTACGAATTCGTCTATGAGGGGTACGAGGCGGGGAAGGGCCTGCTGTTCGGGTGTCCCCACCTCGGGCCCGACCGGCTCTGCCGGATCTACGATCGCCGGCCGCGGCTGTGCCGCGAATACCCGTCGGCGTACGCGGCCTTTCCGCCGGACCTGCCGTCTGCTTGCGGCTTCCGCTTGGAGGAATGA
- a CDS encoding DUF1565 domain-containing protein, with translation MKTVRALAVCVGMIALLGMMAPVHGGADMLLNPAGGKVWFVSAKTGSNSNPGTQAQPFKDIDKAIKVAQAGDTVAVAEGVYSGTFNIGYMEIDKPLKLYGSFAQDFSARDIRRTPTLFQPDNASAGNARKAVLTFTREIDGAVVDGFVFDMGLRNAYSPVEGKPAGCETGMLLLPPEKGPAANATVTEPILSVPSAANGGELLIQNNAFINGASFGVQIGLRSGTCRILNNVFVANRMAAIEVYGTCRNTGGPKTLTLCGQVEIAHNTILFSWSRLKDFKDMGYGVRVMTKLEYNIHHNIIGGNIQGGVDHTRFNKNEWVRMDDNVFFVNKTADLSFSPASNTMLDLRVNQFGDLEFASARGNREEIPKTLPVDKSYLEGYLSARYSEQADFDRNSPANQWRSILGLNLQGKLTTKVSMFGNRYAWQKALELFGAVPGVGAQSFR, from the coding sequence ATGAAAACTGTGCGGGCTCTAGCCGTCTGTGTCGGGATGATCGCCCTGTTGGGGATGATGGCGCCGGTCCACGGCGGCGCGGACATGCTGCTCAACCCGGCCGGCGGCAAGGTCTGGTTCGTCTCGGCCAAGACCGGTAGCAACAGCAACCCGGGAACGCAGGCGCAGCCGTTCAAGGACATCGACAAGGCGATCAAGGTCGCCCAGGCCGGCGACACGGTGGCCGTCGCCGAGGGTGTTTACAGCGGCACTTTCAACATCGGCTACATGGAAATCGACAAGCCGCTCAAACTGTACGGCAGCTTCGCCCAGGATTTCTCGGCGCGCGACATCCGGCGCACGCCCACTCTGTTCCAGCCCGACAACGCCAGCGCGGGGAATGCCCGGAAGGCCGTGCTCACCTTCACGCGCGAGATTGACGGCGCGGTGGTGGACGGGTTCGTCTTCGACATGGGCCTCCGGAACGCCTACTCGCCGGTCGAGGGAAAACCGGCCGGGTGCGAGACGGGGATGCTGCTGCTGCCGCCGGAAAAGGGGCCCGCGGCCAACGCCACGGTGACGGAACCCATCCTGTCGGTGCCCAGCGCGGCCAACGGCGGCGAGCTGCTCATTCAGAACAACGCGTTCATCAACGGCGCCAGCTTCGGCGTGCAGATCGGCCTGCGCAGCGGGACCTGCCGCATTCTCAACAACGTGTTCGTGGCCAACCGCATGGCGGCCATCGAGGTGTACGGCACCTGCCGAAACACCGGCGGTCCAAAGACGCTGACCTTGTGCGGCCAGGTGGAGATCGCCCACAACACCATATTATTCAGCTGGAGCCGGCTCAAGGATTTCAAGGACATGGGCTACGGCGTGCGGGTGATGACCAAGCTCGAGTACAACATCCACCACAACATCATCGGCGGGAACATCCAGGGCGGCGTGGACCACACCCGGTTCAACAAGAACGAGTGGGTGCGGATGGACGACAACGTGTTCTTCGTGAACAAGACGGCGGACCTGTCGTTCAGCCCGGCCAGCAACACCATGCTGGATCTCCGGGTCAACCAGTTCGGTGATCTGGAGTTCGCCAGCGCCCGCGGCAACCGGGAGGAAATCCCCAAGACGCTCCCGGTGGACAAGAGCTACCTGGAGGGTTATCTCAGTGCGCGGTATTCGGAGCAGGCGGACTTCGACCGGAACTCGCCGGCCAACCAGTGGCGGTCCATCCTGGGGCTCAATCTGCAGGGCAAGCTGACCACGAAGGTCTCGATGTTCGGGAATCGGTACGCCTGGCAGAAGGCGCTGGAACTGTTCGGCGCGGTGCCCGGCGTGGGCGCCCAGTCATTCCGTTGA
- a CDS encoding class I SAM-dependent methyltransferase, producing the protein MTVFNEFSTIYDRMFPWETRLAKEGPFLRRLFEGAGVQTVLDCACGTGRHVIALSQWGYQACGSDQSPQMIEAARANARAAGVAADFRTASFTGLDAAFGPAAAFDAVLCIGNSLTLAPSDDDVAAAWRAMHRVLRPGGIAVVHVFNWDRVAAAGLKIMPAIIVELDGRPVTTLRVFHHHESVIDLHLVTVSRADDGRADTQVLTAAQRPLGPDSLAGMAAAAGFEEAARWNGYDGRPFDPGQSDQLLLVARKPSMPA; encoded by the coding sequence ATGACCGTGTTCAACGAGTTCTCGACAATCTATGACCGGATGTTCCCTTGGGAGACCCGCTTGGCCAAGGAGGGGCCGTTTCTACGCCGCCTGTTCGAAGGGGCGGGCGTCCAGACGGTGCTCGACTGCGCCTGCGGCACCGGGCGGCACGTGATCGCCCTCAGCCAGTGGGGATACCAGGCCTGCGGCTCCGACCAGTCCCCGCAAATGATCGAGGCCGCCCGGGCCAACGCCCGGGCCGCCGGCGTCGCCGCCGATTTCCGAACCGCCTCGTTCACCGGACTGGACGCGGCGTTCGGTCCGGCGGCGGCCTTCGACGCCGTCCTATGCATCGGCAACTCCCTCACCCTGGCGCCGTCCGACGACGACGTGGCGGCGGCCTGGCGCGCCATGCACCGCGTGTTGCGCCCCGGCGGGATCGCAGTGGTGCACGTGTTCAACTGGGACCGCGTGGCCGCCGCGGGATTGAAGATCATGCCGGCGATTATCGTGGAGTTGGACGGACGCCCCGTCACCACCCTCCGGGTGTTTCACCACCACGAGTCCGTCATCGATCTGCACCTGGTCACGGTGAGCCGCGCTGATGACGGCCGGGCGGACACCCAGGTGCTCACCGCCGCCCAGCGCCCCCTCGGTCCCGACAGCCTAGCCGGGATGGCGGCCGCCGCGGGGTTCGAAGAGGCGGCGCGCTGGAACGGCTACGACGGCCGCCCCTTCGATCCCGGCCAATCGGACCAGCTCCTGCTGGTGGCCCGAAAGCCATCGATGCCGGCCTGA
- a CDS encoding ABC transporter substrate-binding protein, protein MPCWLFTLAGRPEAFGPALITDLPNRRPTGQFLLRSPCSRWALIVLAAALWTALPAAAPAPGARRVVCMAPAFTEICFALGHGDAVAGVTDYCDFPDAARRLPRVGGFLNPNLEAIIRLAPDLVLLVPEEAELAQRLGALRIRTEVLSLYTLADIERAMRVVARRLGDPAAGETLARTWRRELQAVARESPAGAAPRVMVVVGRNPSSLNNVFVAGPATFLGELVRLAGGRNVYQGKVRYPSLSLEGIAHADPEVIVEMYPGMKLDAAQMAALARDWDRLPALAAVRSRRVHVLADAYLAIPGPRAVAIARALRRCMTGKGDP, encoded by the coding sequence ATGCCCTGCTGGCTTTTCACCCTCGCCGGCCGGCCCGAAGCATTCGGGCCGGCGCTCATCACCGATCTACCCAACCGTCGCCCGACGGGACAGTTTCTGCTCCGATCCCCGTGCAGCCGGTGGGCGCTGATCGTCTTGGCTGCCGCCCTCTGGACGGCGCTGCCGGCGGCTGCGCCGGCGCCCGGCGCCCGCCGGGTGGTGTGCATGGCGCCCGCGTTCACGGAAATCTGCTTCGCGCTGGGCCACGGCGACGCCGTGGCCGGTGTGACCGACTACTGCGACTTTCCCGACGCCGCCCGGCGGCTGCCCCGCGTGGGTGGCTTCCTCAACCCCAACCTCGAGGCGATCATCCGGCTTGCGCCCGACCTCGTGCTGCTGGTGCCCGAGGAGGCGGAGCTGGCGCAGCGGCTGGGCGCGCTGAGAATCCGCACCGAAGTCCTCTCCCTGTACACGCTGGCGGATATCGAGCGCGCCATGCGCGTCGTTGCCCGGCGGCTGGGCGATCCGGCGGCGGGCGAGACGCTGGCGCGCACGTGGCGGCGGGAACTCCAGGCGGTGGCGCGGGAAAGCCCGGCCGGCGCGGCCCCGCGGGTGATGGTGGTCGTGGGGCGCAACCCGTCCAGCCTGAACAACGTGTTTGTGGCCGGCCCGGCGACCTTTCTTGGCGAGCTGGTGCGGCTCGCGGGCGGCCGGAACGTCTACCAGGGGAAAGTTCGCTATCCCAGCCTGTCCTTGGAGGGGATCGCCCACGCTGACCCCGAGGTGATCGTCGAGATGTACCCGGGAATGAAGCTGGATGCCGCGCAGATGGCGGCGCTGGCGCGCGACTGGGACCGGCTGCCCGCGCTGGCCGCCGTGCGGAGCCGGCGCGTGCATGTCCTGGCTGACGCGTACCTGGCCATCCCCGGCCCGCGGGCGGTGGCCATCGCCCGCGCCCTCCGTAGGTGCATGACCGGGAAGGGAGATCCGTGA